The proteins below are encoded in one region of Penicillium psychrofluorescens genome assembly, chromosome: 4:
- a CDS encoding uncharacterized protein (ID:PFLUO_006819-T1.cds;~source:funannotate), producing the protein MGGQSREGGKVKPLKAAKKDKKDLDEDDIAHREKQKAEAKAKKEMAEMAKGKKGPLNTGQQGIKKSGKK; encoded by the exons ATGGGTGGCCAAAGCAGAGAAG GCGGCAAGGTCAAGCCCCTGAaggcggccaagaaggacaagaaggatctggatgaggacgatATTGCCCACCgcgagaagcagaaggccG AGGccaaggcaaagaaggagatggccgagatggccaagggcaagaagggcCCGCTGAACACTGGTCAGCAGGGGATCAAGAAGTCGGGCAAGAAATAG